The Treponema medium genome has a window encoding:
- a CDS encoding ABC transporter permease subunit, which yields MKFDIPIGRQSPAFESHRHWQAPSSGAFFKKKKVRTLTVFFTAAVLYVVSAIMTGLTAWNAVTGIPRGLYWLIKNFFPSAQSLSVLPLIFKTSLYTAVIAITASTIAFCVACIVAVAGSQTTGHFRVLRIVCSGTASFFRNIPLPAWSILLLLSFKQNAITGFLALFFITAGHLTRAFTEIIDSHAEESYTALEAAGVPYMPIIIHGVLPNVLPLFISWLLYAIETNVRDSALIGILTGTGIGFLFNLYFKSFRYPEAGLIICVLMILVLCIDSISNRVRRILL from the coding sequence ATGAAATTTGATATTCCGATAGGCAGGCAAAGCCCTGCATTTGAATCACATCGACACTGGCAAGCACCTTCTTCGGGAGCTTTCTTCAAGAAAAAAAAAGTAAGAACATTGACTGTTTTTTTCACTGCAGCCGTGTTATATGTTGTTTCGGCAATTATGACGGGACTTACGGCATGGAATGCGGTAACCGGCATCCCGCGCGGACTGTATTGGCTGATAAAAAACTTCTTCCCATCGGCACAATCGCTTTCAGTGCTCCCGCTTATTTTTAAAACTTCGCTGTACACCGCCGTTATCGCAATAACCGCATCAACTATAGCTTTTTGCGTTGCCTGCATAGTGGCAGTTGCCGGTTCTCAAACAACCGGACACTTCCGCGTACTGCGTATTGTCTGTTCCGGCACCGCATCTTTTTTTAGAAACATCCCCCTTCCTGCATGGTCTATTCTATTGCTGTTGTCATTTAAGCAAAATGCCATAACCGGTTTTTTAGCTCTTTTTTTTATCACCGCCGGACATTTAACCCGTGCATTTACCGAAATTATCGACTCCCATGCAGAAGAATCCTATACGGCGTTGGAAGCGGCCGGTGTACCGTATATGCCGATTATCATTCACGGCGTATTACCAAATGTTCTCCCGCTCTTTATTTCATGGCTGCTCTACGCTATAGAAACCAATGTCAGAGACTCGGCACTGATCGGTATTTTAACGGGTACGGGAATTGGTTTCCTCTTCAATCTGTATTTTAAGAGCTTCCGCTATCCCGAAGCAGGGCTTATCATTTGTGTATTGATGATACTCGTGCTCTGCATCGACAGCATTTCAAACAGGGTACGAAGGATATTACTATGA
- a CDS encoding PhnE/PtxC family ABC transporter permease: MKNHTRIDRCRLSRKKQYTLSLVFAVLFGISIWGCFLLAQETINWKDSWHNLLHYGRILFLQPKRSDHLPIGELAYSLGISFALSILTTIGGAAIAFFLALGAARNIAPLAVVKIIRIITAVIRSIPTIIWVLVFSVTVNIGTDAAVIGMCFHSIAYLVKVFSESFEQINRDTIDALRACGAGFSGIITQAVIPVAATSIISWTFFRFEINFINAVAIGAAAGSGGIGYYLFMAGNLYYDIREVGAITYTIFGTVILLEMLSLRLRKGIKQH; this comes from the coding sequence ATGAAAAACCATACCCGTATTGACCGCTGCCGATTGTCGAGAAAAAAACAATATACGCTCTCGCTTGTATTTGCTGTCCTTTTCGGCATTAGTATCTGGGGATGTTTTTTGCTTGCGCAGGAAACAATCAATTGGAAAGATTCATGGCATAATCTGCTCCACTACGGACGCATCCTTTTTTTGCAGCCGAAGCGGTCGGATCATTTACCCATCGGTGAACTTGCGTACTCACTCGGTATCAGTTTTGCACTATCGATTTTAACAACGATCGGCGGCGCTGCTATCGCATTTTTCTTAGCGCTCGGTGCAGCCCGAAATATTGCCCCTTTAGCCGTTGTAAAAATAATCCGTATTATCACCGCAGTTATCCGATCAATTCCCACCATTATTTGGGTATTGGTTTTCTCGGTTACGGTTAATATCGGTACCGATGCCGCTGTTATCGGCATGTGCTTTCACAGCATTGCCTATTTGGTAAAAGTGTTTTCCGAAAGTTTTGAACAGATTAACCGTGACACAATCGATGCTTTGCGGGCATGCGGGGCGGGATTTTCCGGCATTATTACGCAAGCGGTTATTCCGGTGGCTGCAACTTCCATTATTTCATGGACATTTTTCCGCTTCGAAATCAATTTTATCAATGCCGTCGCAATCGGCGCCGCCGCAGGATCGGGCGGTATCGGGTATTATTTATTTATGGCGGGCAATCTCTATTATGATATACGGGAAGTCGGCGCTATCACATATACTATTTTCGGTACCGTCATTTTACTGGAAATGCTCTCTCTGCGTCTGCGGAAAGGAATCAAGCAGCATTAA
- a CDS encoding alpha-hydroxy-acid oxidizing protein translates to MSGYKCHFCAECDGHGCIGELPGMGGVFQSANFIDNCAAWQKYYTNVPNDYELPPIRLAPITGGIENVGYEDEASFYFDLIEACAEAGFLLSIGDGYPDTKIQGGLAALQRYRKTGAVFIKPYPNPRIFERIDWVRGSADLIGIDIDSYNIVTMRNLVHLEQKDAQSLKEIQRYAQKPFAIKGIFSPENVELVQELRPDVAVISNHGGRIETRRGSTADFLAEYGSTLRKFAGEVWVDGGLRSRADIAAAKRLGAAQVMIGRPCITALLKDRSEGVRELYRRLTVD, encoded by the coding sequence ATGAGCGGATATAAATGTCACTTTTGTGCCGAATGCGACGGACACGGCTGTATCGGTGAACTGCCCGGGATGGGCGGCGTATTTCAGAGCGCTAATTTTATCGATAACTGTGCCGCATGGCAGAAGTATTATACCAATGTGCCTAATGATTATGAGCTGCCCCCCATTCGATTAGCGCCTATTACCGGCGGTATCGAAAATGTCGGTTATGAAGATGAAGCCTCGTTTTATTTTGATTTAATTGAAGCCTGTGCCGAAGCAGGGTTCTTGCTCAGCATCGGGGACGGATACCCCGACACAAAGATACAGGGCGGCCTTGCTGCCCTACAGCGGTATAGAAAAACTGGAGCGGTGTTCATTAAGCCGTATCCTAATCCCCGTATCTTTGAACGGATCGATTGGGTACGCGGCTCTGCCGATCTGATAGGGATCGATATCGATTCCTATAATATTGTAACAATGAGAAACCTTGTTCACCTTGAGCAAAAAGACGCTCAGAGCCTAAAAGAGATACAGCGGTATGCACAAAAGCCATTTGCCATCAAAGGAATCTTTTCACCCGAAAATGTCGAGCTGGTACAAGAGCTGCGTCCCGATGTTGCGGTTATTTCCAATCACGGCGGCAGGATAGAAACAAGACGCGGCAGCACGGCGGATTTTTTAGCCGAGTACGGCAGTACGCTCCGTAAGTTTGCAGGCGAGGTATGGGTAGATGGTGGATTGCGGAGCCGCGCAGATATCGCCGCTGCGAAACGGCTCGGTGCAGCGCAGGTAATGATCGGACGTCCCTGCATTACAGCGCTGCTGAAAGACAGATCCGAAGGTGTACGGGAACTGTACCGCCGCCTGACTGTGGATTAA
- a CDS encoding 16S rRNA pseudouridine(516) synthase: MLIRIDKILAANGLGSRKDIRRLLRKEDFRINGIRVTDAGTLLDPEHDMLLRNGEKLYLRTWCYLMLNKPAGVVTSTADPLHCTVMELLPPPFSAMNLFPIGRLDIDTEGLLIITDDGELTHRLTAPKSACIKSYYLETAVPFTEAEFNAAQTACTQGLALGKSFTCLPATFERTEAQNIKTEWAFLMHICEGKYHQVKKMIKALGNEVVYLKRISMGGVMLDRQLPAGSCRELTPDEVATLKKI; encoded by the coding sequence ATGCTTATAAGAATAGATAAAATACTTGCTGCGAACGGATTGGGGTCGCGGAAAGATATCAGGCGGCTTTTACGCAAAGAAGATTTCCGAATCAACGGCATACGGGTAACTGATGCAGGGACGCTGCTTGACCCTGAACACGATATGCTTTTACGGAACGGGGAAAAACTGTATCTCCGTACCTGGTGTTACCTTATGCTCAACAAACCGGCAGGGGTTGTTACTTCTACCGCCGATCCGCTGCACTGCACCGTTATGGAGCTGCTGCCGCCGCCTTTTTCCGCAATGAATCTTTTCCCCATCGGGCGACTCGACATTGACACCGAAGGGCTGCTCATCATCACCGATGACGGAGAACTCACTCACCGGCTTACGGCTCCAAAATCAGCCTGTATAAAAAGCTATTATCTTGAAACGGCTGTACCTTTCACCGAAGCCGAGTTTAACGCCGCCCAAACGGCCTGTACTCAAGGATTAGCACTCGGAAAGAGCTTCACCTGTCTTCCCGCAACCTTTGAACGCACAGAAGCACAAAACATAAAAACCGAATGGGCTTTTTTGATGCATATTTGCGAAGGAAAATACCATCAAGTAAAAAAAATGATAAAAGCGCTCGGAAATGAAGTAGTCTACCTCAAGCGGATTTCGATGGGCGGCGTTATGCTCGACCGGCAATTACCTGCCGGTTCTTGCCGTGAGCTTACACCCGATGAAGTTGCAACGCTTAAGAAGATATAA
- a CDS encoding methyl-accepting chemotaxis protein, whose amino-acid sequence MTTVVSKPPKAIFVLNFLIYTGVFIFIFLDAWYTRILPTDALFEILIAPSTLLTACITIVFPIVLYKRSMNIVLNWQTEKDGINKANRALNVYSKLSIGVPIILATVTPVVSLLWIGVNSTILFIAAIFTSVGCLFFVALFFYVIWIQQLEQYVNFLPLERKHISMSYTTRGMLVGFFLFAGIIFLCISPFLASLYNGMTIIETVTHSIIPISIVVLLGALFINYTLYKGINNGIENIVSFTDKLALGDFTPNYLELQRRDIFGLLGTRLNLFHKNTVSLLTGVKNNTRAMKEAIGVLSVNTAQTADSAHQIHTNIEGITQQAATQAASVTETSAAVEEIINTITQLNASIEVQAESVAQSSSSIEEMTANIASITQTLAQTDEAIKRLAAATADGKTTIVNSNAVTKKIAEESGGLIEASNVIQNIASQTNLLAMNAAIEAAHAGEAGKGFAVVADEIRKLAEESSVQGKTITMTLKMLGSEIASLSMSSKTVEEKFTSIFELSEHVKTMSTNLMKAMDEQGNGNREILNAISKIKAVTWDVKNGSEQMLKDGTQVTGEIRKLDSLTKTITDNMSVMAHEAVQINNAVQEVNSITQQNKEAIESLSAEVGKFKV is encoded by the coding sequence ATGACTACTGTAGTTTCAAAACCGCCGAAAGCTATTTTTGTATTGAATTTTTTAATATACACCGGTGTTTTTATTTTTATTTTTTTAGATGCATGGTATACAAGGATTCTTCCGACAGATGCGCTCTTTGAAATTTTAATAGCACCTTCTACATTGTTGACCGCCTGTATTACAATTGTTTTTCCTATTGTTCTTTATAAAAGGTCTATGAATATTGTCCTCAACTGGCAGACGGAAAAAGATGGTATAAATAAGGCGAATAGAGCGTTGAATGTATATTCAAAACTCAGTATCGGGGTTCCGATTATATTAGCGACTGTAACTCCGGTTGTATCACTGTTATGGATAGGGGTGAATTCGACAATACTGTTTATTGCAGCAATTTTTACATCGGTAGGTTGCCTGTTTTTTGTTGCTCTCTTTTTTTATGTAATCTGGATTCAGCAGCTTGAACAATATGTAAATTTTTTACCACTTGAAAGAAAACATATTTCTATGTCGTATACAACTCGCGGTATGCTTGTCGGTTTTTTCCTTTTTGCAGGTATCATTTTTCTCTGCATATCCCCATTTTTAGCGAGTCTCTATAATGGAATGACCATTATAGAGACCGTAACACATTCGATTATTCCGATATCTATCGTGGTATTGCTGGGAGCTCTTTTTATCAACTATACACTTTATAAAGGTATTAATAACGGAATTGAAAATATTGTTTCTTTTACCGATAAACTAGCGCTTGGAGATTTTACTCCGAATTATTTGGAATTACAGCGCCGTGATATTTTCGGACTTTTAGGAACGAGATTAAATCTGTTTCATAAAAATACGGTCTCTTTACTTACCGGTGTAAAAAATAATACGAGAGCGATGAAAGAGGCTATCGGGGTACTATCGGTGAATACTGCGCAAACAGCGGATTCAGCCCATCAAATACATACCAATATCGAAGGTATAACGCAACAGGCTGCCACGCAGGCTGCAAGTGTTACGGAAACATCCGCAGCTGTTGAAGAGATAATCAACACAATAACACAACTGAATGCCAGTATTGAAGTACAGGCGGAAAGTGTCGCTCAGTCTTCATCGTCGATAGAAGAAATGACGGCGAATATTGCTTCTATTACGCAAACACTTGCACAAACCGATGAGGCAATCAAACGGCTTGCTGCTGCAACAGCGGACGGAAAAACAACAATAGTAAATTCCAACGCGGTGACGAAAAAGATAGCTGAGGAATCAGGCGGATTGATAGAAGCCAGCAATGTTATCCAAAATATTGCAAGTCAAACAAATCTTCTCGCAATGAATGCAGCAATCGAAGCTGCTCACGCAGGAGAAGCCGGCAAGGGATTCGCAGTGGTTGCAGACGAAATACGGAAGTTGGCGGAAGAATCTTCCGTACAAGGTAAAACTATTACGATGACATTGAAAATGCTTGGTTCCGAAATTGCGAGTTTATCTATGTCATCAAAAACCGTGGAAGAAAAATTTACCAGTATTTTTGAACTTTCCGAACATGTAAAAACAATGAGCACTAATTTAATGAAAGCAATGGATGAACAAGGAAACGGTAATCGTGAAATCTTGAATGCTATCTCAAAAATAAAAGCTGTAACATGGGACGTTAAAAACGGATCGGAACAGATGCTTAAAGACGGAACACAGGTTACCGGCGAAATACGGAAACTTGACAGTCTGACAAAAACCATCACCGATAATATGAGCGTAATGGCACACGAAGCTGTTCAGATAAATAATGCCGTGCAGGAAGTAAACTCTATTACGCAGCAAAATAAAGAAGCAATTGAAAGCCTGTCTGCAGAAGTCGGTAAGTTTAAGGTATAG
- a CDS encoding DUF6672 family protein: MIRVRSKKGQRLVKIGLVVFYFLIMALMFLFGRSHTVLIDNNSDPNGAYKAIDGCTISFNGEKPIEMFKGDRDKIMLRGQTHHVKVSFFNGQEDVTGTITIPLFEDAVMVSIPAFTRGENAVTHFELYASSDEQ; encoded by the coding sequence ATGATTCGGGTACGTTCAAAAAAAGGTCAGCGGCTGGTTAAAATAGGCTTAGTCGTTTTTTACTTTCTTATTATGGCGCTTATGTTTTTATTCGGCCGCTCTCATACCGTACTGATAGATAACAATAGCGATCCGAACGGTGCATATAAAGCGATTGACGGTTGTACCATTTCGTTTAACGGAGAAAAGCCGATCGAGATGTTTAAAGGCGACCGTGATAAAATTATGCTGCGGGGGCAAACCCATCATGTAAAGGTCAGCTTCTTTAATGGACAAGAAGATGTTACCGGTACTATCACCATTCCGCTTTTTGAAGATGCGGTGATGGTGTCAATTCCGGCCTTTACGAGAGGCGAAAATGCCGTTACTCACTTTGAATTGTATGCTTCGTCGGATGAGCAGTAA
- a CDS encoding ABC transporter permease subunit yields the protein MLKKKWENFSAVDFILDNLVSIIFLVISFLAIPVSGLSAHHIIAEILTRIGRNSFLVFALILPIMAGMGINFGMVLGAMAGQIGLIFAMDWSIGGIYGLVFAACIGMPISILLGIVAGSVLNRARGREMVTSYILGFFFNGIYQFFVLYILGSVIPMHNKAIMLSRGYGVRNTLELAPVRQMLDTAIPLTIAGFKIPILSYLIIIALCFFIVWFRKTKLGQDMRAIGQNQTVALASGIAVERTRIISIVISTVLACIGQIIFLQNMGNMSTYNAHDQTGFFAAAAILVGGASVNKASIKNVFIGIILLHFLYIVTPMAGQHLFDSAMIGEYFRQFSGYAAIALSLVMHAARNQKNAEKQRAALRAESGRA from the coding sequence ATGCTTAAAAAGAAGTGGGAAAATTTTTCCGCGGTTGATTTTATTCTGGATAATTTGGTATCCATCATATTTTTGGTTATTTCGTTCCTTGCCATTCCCGTGTCGGGCTTATCGGCGCACCATATTATCGCCGAAATTTTAACGCGGATCGGCAGAAACTCCTTTTTGGTGTTCGCGTTAATCTTGCCGATTATGGCAGGGATGGGTATTAACTTCGGGATGGTGCTCGGTGCGATGGCAGGGCAGATCGGCCTTATTTTTGCAATGGACTGGAGTATCGGCGGTATCTATGGATTGGTGTTCGCAGCCTGTATCGGAATGCCGATATCCATCTTGCTTGGGATTGTCGCCGGTTCGGTACTGAATCGTGCCCGCGGGCGGGAAATGGTTACCAGCTACATCCTCGGGTTTTTCTTTAACGGGATTTATCAGTTCTTTGTGCTGTACATCCTCGGGTCGGTTATTCCGATGCACAATAAGGCGATTATGCTTTCCCGCGGCTACGGAGTGCGCAATACGCTTGAGTTGGCGCCCGTACGGCAGATGCTCGATACGGCAATTCCGCTCACGATTGCAGGGTTTAAAATTCCGATCCTTTCGTATCTGATTATTATTGCATTGTGTTTCTTTATCGTGTGGTTTAGAAAGACAAAGCTCGGACAAGATATGCGGGCAATCGGGCAGAATCAAACAGTTGCACTCGCCTCCGGTATCGCGGTTGAGCGGACGCGGATTATTTCGATTGTTATTTCTACAGTGCTTGCCTGTATCGGGCAGATTATCTTCTTGCAGAATATGGGAAACATGAGCACCTATAACGCGCATGATCAAACCGGATTTTTTGCCGCCGCAGCAATCCTTGTCGGAGGCGCTTCGGTAAATAAGGCAAGTATTAAAAATGTCTTTATCGGTATTATTTTGCTGCACTTTTTGTATATCGTTACGCCGATGGCAGGACAGCACCTCTTTGATTCTGCGATGATCGGTGAATACTTTAGACAGTTTTCCGGCTATGCGGCGATTGCGTTATCGTTGGTAATGCACGCGGCGCGTAATCAAAAGAATGCGGAAAAACAGCGGGCTGCGCTGCGAGCCGAAAGCGGGAGGGCATAA
- a CDS encoding ABC transporter permease subunit: protein MEQLKKQLAVFGWPRIIIFLFLLSLFIAAPFVNVSIGASLSDTINRFGMNALLVLAMVPMVQAGCGLNFGLSLGVIGGLLGATIAMELNLVGWAGFFSAVFFTILICAVIGYAYGKLLNLIKGEEMTIALYVGFATVMFMSILWLLLPYTNPTMVWGYAGKGLRTTITLEGYWLKILNNLWAFKIGAFVFPTGLILFVFICFFIMKVFMKTRTGTALTAVGSNPEFARASGVNIDRARIISTVLSTVIGGVGILLYQQSFGFIQLYQAPLFMAFPAVAAILIGGASVNKASILNVMLGTFLFQGILTMTPSVINSVLQTDMSEVIRIVLSNGMILYALTRKTQAAR, encoded by the coding sequence ATGGAACAGTTAAAAAAACAACTTGCGGTGTTCGGCTGGCCGCGTATTATTATTTTCTTATTCCTATTATCGCTTTTTATTGCGGCTCCTTTTGTCAATGTCAGTATCGGCGCTTCCCTGTCGGATACGATAAATCGCTTTGGGATGAATGCCCTCTTGGTGCTTGCGATGGTGCCGATGGTGCAGGCAGGGTGCGGTCTTAACTTTGGGCTATCGCTCGGTGTTATCGGCGGACTGCTCGGCGCGACAATCGCGATGGAACTGAACTTAGTCGGATGGGCAGGCTTTTTTTCAGCCGTGTTTTTTACGATATTGATCTGTGCGGTGATCGGCTATGCTTATGGTAAACTCTTGAATCTGATTAAAGGCGAAGAGATGACCATCGCTTTGTATGTCGGCTTTGCAACGGTTATGTTCATGTCGATTTTATGGCTGCTGTTGCCGTACACCAATCCGACGATGGTGTGGGGTTATGCGGGAAAAGGTTTGCGTACGACCATCACGCTCGAAGGATACTGGCTGAAAATACTGAACAATTTATGGGCGTTTAAAATCGGCGCTTTCGTGTTTCCGACCGGACTTATTCTCTTTGTCTTTATCTGCTTTTTTATTATGAAGGTATTTATGAAGACACGGACGGGAACGGCATTGACTGCGGTCGGTTCAAATCCCGAATTTGCACGGGCAAGCGGCGTGAATATCGACCGAGCGCGGATTATCAGTACGGTGCTGTCCACCGTTATCGGCGGCGTCGGGATTTTGCTGTATCAGCAAAGTTTCGGCTTTATTCAGCTGTATCAGGCGCCGCTTTTTATGGCGTTCCCTGCGGTAGCGGCTATTCTGATCGGAGGCGCATCGGTCAATAAAGCCTCGATTTTAAATGTGATGCTGGGAACATTTCTGTTTCAAGGTATTTTGACAATGACTCCCTCCGTTATTAACAGTGTACTGCAAACCGATATGTCGGAGGTTATCCGTATTGTGTTGTCAAACGGTATGATCTTATATGCACTGACACGGAAAACGCAGGCGGCGAGGTAG
- a CDS encoding sugar ABC transporter ATP-binding protein gives MNNDEVILSLDHITKEFSGTPVLQGVSFDVHAGEVIGLVGENGAGKTTLMSILFGMPVIAETGGYGGTIRLQGKEVVFKTPFDALGAGVGMVHQEFSLIPGFSSGENIMLNRELEQESIISDLFGRRLTTLNRKAMRERAQSTLNQLGVSISAQTLISEMPVGHKQFTEIAREIDRDNVRLLVLDEPTAVLTESEAEVLLKSIKALAEKGIAIIFISHRLHEVMEICDRVVVLRDGVSIQDTETAKTDIQAIAAAMVGRKVEGQTAERTARQFNETILEVKHLWVDMPGELVDDASFSVKKGEIFGIGGLAGQGKIGIPNGIMGLFRAGGEVIFKGQPLDITKTAKVLSEGLAFVSEDRRGVGLLLDESLDWNIAFTAMQAKHKYLKKYLGGLITIRDEKAMKALADEYIKMLQIKCTGSQQKARELSGGNQQKICLAKAFCLEPDLLFVAEPTRGIDVGAKALVLDAIRTLNKEKGVTVVMISSELEELRSVCDRIAVVFHGKVAHVLQPSEDPAEFALYMAGVK, from the coding sequence ATGAATAATGATGAAGTTATCTTATCCCTCGATCATATTACGAAGGAATTTTCAGGAACGCCCGTTTTGCAGGGGGTGAGTTTTGATGTCCATGCGGGAGAAGTGATCGGGCTGGTAGGAGAAAACGGAGCCGGAAAAACGACATTGATGAGCATTTTGTTCGGTATGCCGGTGATTGCCGAAACGGGCGGCTACGGCGGAACGATTCGGCTACAGGGGAAAGAAGTTGTTTTCAAAACGCCGTTCGATGCCCTCGGTGCGGGCGTCGGAATGGTGCATCAAGAGTTTTCGCTGATTCCGGGCTTTTCTTCCGGTGAAAATATTATGCTGAACCGCGAACTTGAACAGGAAAGCATTATTTCCGACCTCTTCGGACGGCGGCTTACGACATTAAACCGCAAAGCGATGCGCGAGCGTGCTCAGAGTACGCTTAATCAACTCGGTGTTTCTATCAGCGCACAAACGCTTATTTCCGAGATGCCGGTTGGGCACAAGCAGTTTACCGAAATTGCCCGCGAAATAGACCGTGATAATGTGCGACTGTTGGTGTTGGATGAACCGACCGCCGTCCTCACCGAATCGGAGGCGGAAGTACTACTGAAATCCATCAAGGCGTTGGCGGAGAAGGGCATCGCTATTATCTTTATTTCCCATCGCTTGCACGAAGTTATGGAAATTTGCGACCGTGTTGTCGTATTGCGCGACGGCGTTTCAATCCAAGACACGGAAACAGCAAAAACGGATATTCAGGCTATTGCGGCAGCGATGGTCGGAAGAAAGGTCGAAGGGCAGACAGCCGAAAGGACGGCGCGGCAGTTCAACGAAACCATCCTCGAAGTAAAACACCTGTGGGTAGATATGCCGGGAGAGCTGGTCGATGACGCAAGTTTCTCCGTTAAAAAGGGAGAGATATTCGGCATCGGCGGTTTGGCCGGACAGGGAAAAATTGGTATTCCCAACGGTATTATGGGGCTGTTCCGTGCAGGGGGTGAGGTTATCTTTAAGGGGCAACCGCTCGATATTACCAAAACCGCCAAAGTGCTTTCGGAAGGACTTGCTTTTGTTTCCGAAGACCGGCGCGGTGTTGGGCTTTTGCTGGACGAAAGCCTTGACTGGAATATCGCCTTTACCGCTATGCAGGCAAAACATAAATACTTAAAAAAATATCTGGGCGGGTTAATCACTATCCGCGATGAAAAGGCGATGAAAGCGCTTGCCGACGAGTATATCAAGATGCTGCAAATTAAATGTACCGGTTCCCAACAAAAGGCGCGGGAGCTTTCCGGCGGCAATCAGCAAAAAATATGCTTGGCAAAAGCTTTCTGTCTGGAACCCGATTTGCTCTTTGTCGCGGAGCCAACGCGGGGTATTGATGTAGGCGCCAAGGCACTGGTGTTGGACGCAATTCGCACATTAAATAAAGAAAAAGGCGTTACCGTTGTGATGATCTCGAGCGAACTTGAAGAGCTGCGCTCTGTGTGCGACCGTATCGCTGTCGTATTTCATGGCAAGGTTGCTCATGTACTTCAGCCCTCCGAAGATCCGGCGGAGTTTGCGCTTTATATGGCAGGAGTAAAATAG
- a CDS encoding DUF3798 domain-containing protein gives MKKNMQAVFVLLAAALFIVFVAGCSKKAETKPEQTESASNGKTASYHIGIATGTVSQSEDDLRGAEKLIEMYGSAKTGGMIQHITYPDDFMSQQETTITQIAALADDPLMKAIIVNQGIPGTAEAFKRVREKRPDILLFAGEPHEDPLVIQAAADMAISNDFVSRGYTIIWAAKELGAKTFVHISFPRHMSYETLGLRRQIMEATCNDVGVKFVFETAPDPTSDVGVAGAQQFILEKVPQWIEKYGKETAFFCTNDAHTEPLLKQLLQYGGIFVEADLPSPLMGYPGALGIDLTEQAGDFAAILKKVEQSVIDKGGAGRFGTWAYSYGFTVSAGLGEYARRIIDGEAEKGSLTDLSKALGVFTPNARWKSAYYTDANTGVRAKNQALVFMDTYILGKGFLSTTEQEVPQKYLNMKFNK, from the coding sequence ATGAAAAAAAACATGCAAGCCGTATTTGTTTTATTGGCCGCAGCACTCTTTATCGTATTCGTGGCAGGGTGTAGTAAAAAGGCTGAAACAAAACCTGAACAAACAGAGTCGGCGTCTAACGGTAAAACCGCCTCGTACCATATCGGTATTGCAACGGGAACCGTTTCTCAATCGGAAGATGATCTTCGCGGTGCAGAAAAATTGATTGAAATGTACGGTTCCGCTAAAACCGGTGGTATGATTCAGCATATCACCTATCCTGATGATTTTATGTCTCAGCAAGAAACAACCATCACGCAGATTGCCGCTCTTGCAGACGATCCCTTAATGAAGGCAATTATTGTAAATCAGGGAATTCCGGGTACGGCGGAGGCGTTTAAGCGCGTTCGGGAAAAGCGCCCCGACATATTATTGTTTGCAGGTGAACCGCATGAAGACCCGCTTGTTATTCAAGCTGCGGCTGATATGGCAATAAGCAATGACTTCGTGTCCCGTGGCTATACGATTATTTGGGCTGCAAAAGAACTCGGTGCAAAGACATTTGTGCATATTTCTTTTCCGCGGCATATGTCTTATGAAACACTCGGTCTCCGCCGCCAGATTATGGAAGCTACATGTAATGATGTTGGGGTAAAGTTTGTATTTGAAACCGCCCCCGATCCGACAAGCGATGTCGGTGTTGCCGGTGCACAGCAGTTTATCCTTGAAAAAGTTCCTCAGTGGATTGAAAAATACGGCAAAGAAACCGCATTTTTCTGTACAAACGATGCGCATACGGAACCGCTTTTAAAACAACTGTTACAGTATGGGGGCATCTTTGTTGAAGCAGACCTTCCTTCACCGTTAATGGGATATCCGGGCGCACTCGGTATCGACCTTACCGAACAGGCGGGTGACTTTGCAGCTATCTTAAAGAAAGTTGAGCAGTCTGTTATTGACAAGGGCGGTGCAGGTCGGTTCGGTACGTGGGCGTACTCTTATGGCTTTACGGTCAGCGCCGGTTTGGGTGAATATGCTCGCCGCATTATCGATGGCGAAGCGGAGAAAGGCAGCCTTACCGATCTATCGAAAGCGCTGGGTGTCTTTACTCCCAATGCACGGTGGAAGAGCGCGTACTATACAGACGCAAATACCGGTGTTCGCGCCAAGAACCAAGCATTAGTATTTATGGATACCTATATTCTCGGGAAAGGCTTCCTATCGACAACCGAGCAAGAGGTACCACAGAAGTACTTAAATATGAAATTTAATAAATAA